Proteins from a genomic interval of bacterium:
- a CDS encoding substrate-binding domain-containing protein produces MPNRKRTLWRLLSLGLALSLLAAACASDDGAADTADAALAEATAANSEADSALADASAAGAAAEAALRAAEAAQAAAELAQATAEGNQDAVAAAEAALAEAQDAAAAARDEAASAQAEADAAREAAAAAQAEAEAAATAPEPPPPPPPAEEPMDDEEPMDDMAPPALVDKPEGWTPPEASMGTAIAWPTGPATELPQLTIGYLQVLGASEAAQRLEFTAKDAVDYLGWDWEYCDAEGVPDQMQTCLAGFISSGVDAIVTDGTTVEVIVEGLAQAREAGIPFVNTGGTQSFYHLYAASFNPNDSELGRVLAEWMMENRGKDGPVQISSAGFAKWGSDREDQLRAAVEGTGVTIGAVEMVDFADVIGTAADLAANWLLQAPDSLAFWLTFDLAAVGVGPVITERFAGVSPPDRPMVLTFYANCTTQQQMLAGGVDASSEENLEWGSYVAMDQIASYYAKGVQFTDELRPYYEDADGNAWQFSIPFIVTPEDVGDECDPGRGPYPTPTDPRWADYVDFFEARWAAAYSNIG; encoded by the coding sequence ATGCCCAACCGCAAACGAACGCTCTGGCGACTGTTGTCGCTCGGCTTGGCTCTGTCGCTGCTGGCGGCGGCCTGTGCCAGCGATGACGGTGCCGCCGACACCGCCGACGCCGCCCTGGCTGAGGCGACCGCCGCCAACAGCGAGGCGGATTCCGCACTCGCCGACGCGTCGGCCGCCGGCGCCGCGGCCGAGGCGGCGCTGAGGGCAGCCGAGGCCGCACAGGCGGCCGCGGAGCTGGCCCAGGCCACCGCCGAGGGCAACCAGGACGCAGTGGCCGCCGCCGAGGCGGCGCTGGCCGAGGCGCAGGACGCCGCGGCAGCCGCCCGTGACGAGGCGGCATCGGCGCAGGCCGAGGCCGATGCGGCCCGCGAGGCCGCCGCCGCGGCGCAGGCCGAGGCAGAGGCCGCAGCCACCGCACCGGAGCCGCCACCCCCGCCGCCGCCGGCCGAGGAGCCCATGGACGACGAGGAGCCCATGGACGACATGGCGCCGCCCGCGCTGGTGGACAAGCCCGAGGGCTGGACGCCTCCGGAGGCTTCGATGGGCACCGCCATCGCCTGGCCGACCGGCCCGGCCACCGAGCTGCCGCAGCTCACGATCGGTTACCTGCAGGTGCTCGGCGCCTCGGAGGCCGCGCAGCGTCTCGAGTTCACCGCCAAGGACGCCGTGGACTACCTGGGCTGGGACTGGGAATACTGCGACGCCGAGGGCGTACCCGACCAGATGCAGACCTGCCTGGCGGGCTTCATCAGTTCCGGCGTGGACGCCATCGTCACCGACGGCACGACCGTTGAGGTGATCGTCGAGGGTCTCGCCCAGGCACGCGAAGCGGGCATCCCCTTCGTGAACACCGGCGGAACCCAGAGCTTCTACCACCTGTACGCGGCGTCCTTCAACCCCAACGACTCCGAGTTGGGCCGCGTGCTGGCCGAGTGGATGATGGAGAACCGCGGCAAGGACGGCCCGGTCCAGATCTCCAGCGCCGGTTTCGCCAAGTGGGGATCCGACCGTGAGGATCAGCTCCGTGCCGCCGTCGAGGGCACCGGCGTCACCATCGGCGCTGTGGAGATGGTCGACTTCGCCGACGTGATCGGCACCGCCGCCGATCTGGCGGCCAACTGGCTGCTGCAGGCGCCGGACTCGCTGGCCTTCTGGCTGACGTTCGACCTGGCCGCGGTGGGTGTCGGCCCGGTGATCACCGAGAGGTTCGCCGGGGTGTCGCCCCCTGACCGCCCGATGGTGCTGACGTTCTACGCCAACTGCACCACGCAGCAGCAGATGCTTGCAGGCGGCGTGGACGCCTCCTCGGAGGAGAACCTGGAGTGGGGCAGCTACGTGGCCATGGACCAGATCGCCTCGTACTACGCCAAGGGCGTCCAGTTCACCGACGAGTTGCGTCCCTACTACGAGGACGCCGACGGCAACGCCTGGCAGTTCTCGATCCCGTTCATCGTGACGCCCGAGGACGTGGGCGACGAGTGTGACCCGGGCCGCGGCCCGTATCCCACGCCCACGGATCCGCGCTGGGCAGACTATGTGGACTTCTTCGAGGCTCGCTGGGCAGCGGCGTACAGCAACATCGGCTAA
- a CDS encoding LLM class flavin-dependent oxidoreductase has protein sequence MRIGYLVDTNAGGYDQPVPDRRNAAETLHALVEECVLAERAGFHSIQVPDRHGRTESYFGSPLNLLMILARETRRVGIGAYCLVNTLYHPMHVAEQCAIIDNLSRGRLFMTWGRGFHEGYWDQFGVPRERMLGRYLESVRIIEQALLSKGERFSVDGDFYSVRDGLLSPQCYQQPRFPFWGGGQFPPSIERCATYAESWTCDDFPILAEVWESQVGAYRARAESLGKEPFVVLMRNGWVADSFEQAAAEFGTHYVSEMRFYCAQGILAHHPAFDSPEKITAESAREHIVVGTPAQCRERLEHYHETYGVQYFTMRFRMVTGPGFEAAAEQILRFGEEVVQPLHKKYPAIEHPAIPEACRW, from the coding sequence ATGCGCATCGGCTATCTCGTGGACACCAACGCGGGCGGCTACGACCAGCCCGTCCCCGACCGGCGCAACGCCGCCGAAACTCTGCACGCGCTGGTGGAGGAGTGCGTGCTGGCCGAGCGCGCCGGCTTCCACTCGATCCAGGTGCCCGACCGCCACGGCCGTACCGAGTCGTACTTCGGCTCGCCGCTGAACCTGCTCATGATCCTGGCGCGGGAGACCCGCCGCGTGGGCATCGGCGCCTACTGCCTGGTCAACACCCTCTATCACCCGATGCACGTGGCCGAGCAGTGCGCCATCATCGACAACCTGTCCCGGGGGCGGCTCTTCATGACCTGGGGCCGGGGGTTCCACGAGGGGTACTGGGACCAGTTCGGGGTGCCGCGTGAGCGCATGCTGGGGCGCTACCTCGAGAGCGTGCGCATCATCGAGCAGGCCCTGCTGTCGAAGGGGGAGCGCTTCAGTGTCGACGGCGACTTCTACTCGGTGCGCGACGGCCTGCTGTCGCCGCAGTGCTACCAGCAGCCGCGCTTCCCGTTCTGGGGCGGGGGGCAGTTCCCACCCTCGATCGAGCGATGCGCGACCTACGCCGAGAGCTGGACGTGCGACGACTTCCCGATCCTCGCCGAGGTCTGGGAGTCGCAGGTGGGTGCCTACCGGGCCCGCGCCGAGTCGCTGGGCAAGGAGCCGTTCGTGGTGCTCATGCGCAACGGCTGGGTGGCCGACAGCTTCGAGCAGGCGGCGGCGGAGTTCGGCACGCACTACGTCTCGGAGATGCGGTTCTACTGCGCCCAGGGGATCCTGGCGCACCACCCGGCTTTCGACAGCCCCGAGAAGATCACCGCCGAGAGCGCCCGCGAGCACATCGTCGTCGGCACGCCCGCCCAGTGCCGGGAGCGCCTCGAGCACTATCACGAGACCTACGGCGTGCAGTACTTCACGATGCGCTTCCGCATGGTGACCGGCCCCGGCTTCGAGGCCGCCGCCGAGCAGATCCTGCGCTTCGGCGAGGAGGTGGTGCAGCCGCTGCACAAGAAGTACCCGGCGATCGAGCACCCGGCGATTCCCGAGGCCTGCCGCTGGTAG
- a CDS encoding AMP-binding protein produces MNIGQIPAKWARQTPRGTAVIDATTGQRVNWADFDDHVRRLANGLRGLGLERGDRVGVLSRNSMEYAAVYFACGRTGLVAQPMNWRLSPPELKKIADNGEPRAYISGPDYHAVATELAGMVDSVEHWLQYGADGDGSYERLTASASDDEPAGSGAIGGDDPLFILYTGGTTGESKGALHSHRSCWFGMLNQTVAERIVPSDVYMLTGQMFHIPVVLAVNYLAHGCPLVLMNFEARLAMDLIEAERVSAFLGVTTMLNWMMATEGFDRYDISSLRNIQYGGGPMPSRVITEALDRFPCTLIQGYGQTEGTTMCFLSQEDHLRAIHEEHRPERLRSCGREGFVTSVRVVHPDGSDVPTDGKTPGEIVVRSEANMLGYFRRPDLTDQTIRDGWMWTGDIACWDDERYVFIVDRAKDMIISGGENIYSVQVEEAIARHASVLECAVIGVPDDTWGESVKAFVVLKPEMSAGEDEIIGVARQNLASYQKPRSVEFVAELPKAPTGKILKRKLREPYWEGAERQV; encoded by the coding sequence ATGAACATCGGCCAGATTCCGGCGAAGTGGGCCCGCCAGACGCCCCGGGGCACCGCTGTCATCGATGCCACCACCGGGCAGCGGGTGAACTGGGCCGACTTCGACGACCACGTCAGGCGCCTGGCCAACGGCCTGCGCGGCCTGGGTCTGGAGCGGGGCGACCGTGTGGGCGTGCTGAGCCGCAACTCGATGGAGTACGCGGCGGTGTACTTCGCCTGCGGCCGCACGGGGCTGGTGGCGCAGCCCATGAACTGGCGACTCTCACCGCCTGAGTTGAAGAAGATCGCCGACAACGGTGAGCCGCGCGCCTACATCAGCGGGCCGGACTACCACGCGGTTGCCACCGAGTTGGCCGGAATGGTGGACAGCGTGGAGCACTGGCTGCAGTACGGCGCCGACGGGGACGGCAGCTACGAGCGTCTCACCGCGAGCGCCTCCGATGACGAGCCGGCGGGCTCAGGGGCCATCGGCGGCGACGACCCGCTGTTCATCCTCTACACCGGCGGCACCACGGGCGAGTCCAAGGGTGCGCTGCACAGCCACCGCAGCTGCTGGTTCGGGATGCTGAACCAGACGGTGGCCGAACGGATCGTGCCCAGCGACGTCTACATGCTCACCGGGCAGATGTTCCACATCCCGGTGGTGCTGGCCGTCAACTACCTGGCGCACGGCTGCCCGCTGGTGCTGATGAACTTCGAGGCCCGCCTGGCGATGGACCTCATCGAGGCCGAGCGGGTGTCGGCCTTCCTGGGCGTCACCACGATGCTGAACTGGATGATGGCGACCGAGGGCTTCGACCGCTACGACATCTCCAGCCTGCGCAACATCCAGTACGGCGGCGGCCCCATGCCGTCACGGGTCATCACCGAGGCCCTCGACCGGTTCCCCTGCACGCTCATCCAGGGCTACGGCCAGACCGAGGGCACCACGATGTGCTTCCTGTCCCAGGAGGACCACCTGCGGGCGATCCACGAAGAGCACCGGCCCGAGCGGCTGCGCTCCTGCGGGCGGGAGGGCTTCGTGACCTCGGTGCGGGTGGTGCACCCCGACGGCAGCGACGTGCCGACCGACGGCAAGACGCCGGGTGAGATCGTGGTGCGCTCCGAGGCCAACATGCTCGGCTACTTCCGGCGCCCGGACCTCACCGACCAGACCATCCGCGACGGCTGGATGTGGACCGGCGACATCGCCTGCTGGGACGACGAGCGCTACGTGTTCATCGTGGACCGGGCCAAGGACATGATCATCTCCGGCGGCGAGAACATCTACTCGGTGCAGGTGGAGGAGGCCATCGCCCGCCACGCCTCGGTGCTGGAGTGCGCCGTCATCGGCGTGCCCGACGACACCTGGGGCGAGTCGGTGAAGGCGTTCGTGGTGCTGAAGCCCGAAATGAGCGCCGGCGAGGACGAGATCATCGGCGTCGCCCGCCAGAACCTGGCCTCTTACCAGAAGCCCCGCTCGGTGGAGTTCGTGGCGGAACTGCCCAAGGCCCCCACCGGCAAGATCCTGAAGCGCAAGCTGCGCGAGCCGTACTGGGAAGGCGCCGAGCGCCAGGTCTGA
- a CDS encoding nuclear transport factor 2 family protein → MADTLAITGLLNRAGTAYDTGDLEFIMDLFLEDSVFELVIAGNEPMVFAGRENIRALFEGAHETQTDQRRHCITNVYFTDETDTSVTAVSNLILISVENGALTVLSSGLYTDTVVLVDGAWKLQRRHLHLDLPY, encoded by the coding sequence ATGGCTGACACACTTGCGATCACCGGCCTGCTGAACCGGGCCGGGACGGCGTACGACACCGGCGACCTGGAGTTCATCATGGACCTGTTCCTGGAGGACAGCGTCTTCGAACTCGTGATCGCCGGCAACGAGCCCATGGTGTTCGCGGGCAGGGAGAACATCAGGGCATTGTTCGAGGGCGCCCACGAGACCCAGACCGACCAGCGGCGTCACTGCATCACCAACGTCTACTTCACCGACGAGACCGACACGTCAGTGACCGCCGTCTCGAACCTGATCCTCATCTCGGTGGAGAACGGCGCTCTCACGGTGCTGTCCAGCGGTCTGTACACCGACACCGTGGTTCTGGTGGACGGGGCGTGGAAGCTCCAACGCCGCCACCTGCACCTCGACCTGCCCTACTAG
- a CDS encoding SDR family NAD(P)-dependent oxidoreductase — MITGSAAGIGAATARVAASKGAAVMVSDLASSAEAGERVAADIRAAGGEADFFTCDVTDAEQVEALMAAAAERFGGIDVLHNNAGVHETARAGEDTSLETMPVEVFRWVVEVNAIAPWVCAKAAVPYLKESDYASIINAASTGSQSAYPRNSAYGTSKGGIRLQTQNLAVDLAPYGIRVNCYGPTAIATEMVTRFVQQAEDPEAFEKALVNTSLIPRLGLPSEVGELVCFLASPQASFINGAYILIDGGSLAWRGTVDQIGLE, encoded by the coding sequence GTGATCACGGGATCGGCCGCCGGCATCGGTGCCGCCACCGCTCGGGTGGCTGCCTCCAAGGGTGCGGCCGTCATGGTCAGCGACCTGGCCTCCTCCGCCGAGGCCGGCGAGCGGGTCGCCGCCGACATCCGCGCCGCCGGAGGCGAGGCGGACTTCTTCACCTGCGACGTCACCGACGCCGAGCAGGTCGAGGCGCTCATGGCCGCCGCCGCCGAGCGCTTCGGCGGCATAGACGTGCTGCACAACAACGCCGGTGTGCACGAGACCGCCCGGGCCGGGGAGGACACGTCCCTGGAGACCATGCCCGTGGAAGTGTTCCGCTGGGTCGTGGAGGTCAACGCCATCGCCCCGTGGGTGTGCGCCAAAGCCGCGGTGCCCTACCTCAAGGAGAGCGACTACGCCTCGATCATCAACGCCGCCTCCACCGGGTCGCAGTCCGCCTACCCCCGCAACTCCGCCTACGGCACCTCCAAGGGCGGCATCCGGCTGCAGACCCAGAACCTGGCCGTGGATCTGGCGCCCTACGGCATCAGGGTCAACTGCTACGGCCCCACCGCCATCGCCACCGAGATGGTGACCCGCTTCGTGCAGCAGGCCGAGGACCCGGAGGCCTTCGAGAAGGCGCTCGTCAACACCAGCCTGATCCCGCGCCTGGGCCTCCCCTCCGAGGTCGGCGAGCTGGTCTGCTTCCTGGCCAGCCCGCAGGCATCGTTCATCAACGGCGCCTACATTCTCATCGACGGCGGCTCCCTGGCCTGGCGAGGCACCGTCGACCAGATCGGCCTCGAGTAG
- a CDS encoding thiolase family protein has protein sequence MSVRGVGTSRFARQPETPPRHLAWQAVTEALADAGITPAAVEAVYAGTVFGDPGVTTRTLQHLGITGVPVVTVENACASGTTAFHEAQAAVAEGRYETVLAFGIETMTAVFDGPIEPLASDPEGAQGFAMPSLYGMAARRYQHCYGVTPEQMALVAVKNRRHALGNPRAQHAGKFTVEQILDSRPISDPLTLLQCCDISDAAAAAVLGPARTAGSGSDVPVRASALASGQAWDHTSDLVWGWQLVSEVATAAFENAGIGPEDIDVLEVHDAFTIGEIVTTEALGLCELGGGGALVSSGRTSLGGAHPVNPSGGLLARGHPLGATGLGQIAEIVWQLRGDAEGRQVDGARIGVVETMGGGTAGIDGNACVVAVLEAPGGRR, from the coding sequence GTGTCCGTCCGGGGGGTCGGCACCAGCCGCTTCGCCCGCCAGCCGGAGACCCCGCCGAGGCACCTCGCCTGGCAGGCTGTCACCGAGGCGCTCGCCGATGCCGGCATCACACCCGCGGCTGTCGAGGCCGTCTACGCGGGCACCGTTTTCGGTGACCCCGGCGTCACCACGCGGACTCTGCAGCACCTGGGGATCACCGGCGTGCCGGTCGTGACGGTGGAGAACGCCTGCGCCAGCGGCACGACGGCGTTTCACGAGGCCCAGGCGGCGGTCGCCGAGGGGCGATACGAGACGGTGCTGGCGTTCGGGATCGAGACTATGACCGCTGTCTTCGACGGGCCCATCGAGCCACTGGCCTCGGACCCCGAGGGCGCCCAGGGCTTCGCCATGCCCAGCCTCTACGGCATGGCGGCGCGCCGCTACCAGCACTGCTACGGCGTCACCCCCGAGCAGATGGCGCTGGTTGCGGTGAAGAACCGGCGCCACGCGCTGGGCAACCCTCGCGCCCAGCACGCCGGCAAGTTCACCGTCGAGCAGATCCTGGACTCGCGGCCGATCTCGGACCCGTTGACGCTGCTGCAGTGCTGCGACATCAGCGACGCCGCCGCCGCGGCGGTGCTCGGCCCGGCGCGCACGGCCGGCAGCGGCTCGGACGTGCCGGTGCGGGCCTCGGCGCTGGCCTCGGGCCAGGCCTGGGACCACACCAGCGACCTGGTCTGGGGCTGGCAACTCGTGTCCGAGGTGGCCACGGCCGCCTTCGAGAACGCGGGCATCGGGCCCGAGGACATCGACGTGCTCGAGGTCCACGACGCCTTCACGATCGGCGAGATCGTCACGACAGAGGCGCTGGGCCTGTGCGAGTTGGGCGGTGGCGGGGCGCTCGTGTCCTCCGGCCGCACCAGCCTCGGCGGCGCCCATCCCGTCAACCCGTCCGGCGGCCTGCTGGCCAGGGGGCACCCCCTCGGCGCCACGGGGCTGGGACAGATCGCCGAGATCGTCTGGCAGTTGCGCGGCGACGCCGAGGGTCGCCAGGTGGACGGCGCCCGCATCGGCGTGGTGGAGACGATGGGCGGCGGCACCGCCGGCATCGACGGCAACGCCTGCGTGGTGGCGGTGCTGGAGGCGCCCGGAGGCCGGCGGTGA